The following are from one region of the SAR324 cluster bacterium genome:
- the panC gene encoding pantoate--beta-alanine ligase, whose product MTSSTPLVPIKTSKHLRLLRQDWRNPVGLVPTMGALHEGHLQLIRHAAHCAEEVVVSIFVNPTQFSANEDLESYPRSLASDIDMAQLAGATQIFAPTVTDLYPNGFSTYVVPSGPLVERWEGRSRPHFFRGVCTVVCKLFQLIQPTFAIFGQKDFQQLQVVRQMVSDLDFQIEIQALPTVREEDGLAMSSRNTYLDLEERKVAPILYQTLQQTAAIIQNKPKQNLEVLSQTLTSQLNAVPQIKIDYLSFVDAESLQPVSQFNGNVCLMVAAFVGNTRLIDNLLIQT is encoded by the coding sequence ATGACTTCATCAACTCCACTTGTACCAATCAAAACGTCCAAACATCTTCGTTTACTGAGGCAAGATTGGAGGAATCCCGTTGGCCTAGTTCCCACAATGGGAGCTCTCCATGAAGGTCATCTTCAATTGATTCGGCATGCTGCCCACTGTGCGGAGGAAGTCGTCGTTTCTATCTTTGTCAATCCCACACAGTTTTCTGCCAATGAAGACCTCGAAAGTTATCCTAGGAGCTTGGCCAGTGATATTGATATGGCCCAATTAGCTGGAGCAACCCAGATCTTTGCACCCACCGTAACGGATCTATATCCCAATGGTTTTTCCACTTATGTCGTTCCCAGCGGACCACTAGTTGAAAGATGGGAAGGTAGGAGTCGTCCACATTTTTTTCGTGGAGTCTGCACTGTCGTCTGTAAGTTATTCCAACTCATTCAACCAACATTCGCAATTTTTGGTCAGAAGGATTTTCAGCAACTTCAAGTAGTCCGTCAAATGGTGAGTGACCTTGACTTCCAAATTGAAATTCAAGCATTGCCAACTGTGCGGGAGGAGGATGGATTGGCAATGAGTTCACGCAACACCTATCTTGATCTAGAAGAGCGAAAAGTAGCCCCGATCCTCTACCAAACATTGCAGCAGACCGCAGCAATCATTCAAAACAAACCAAAGCAAAATCTAGAGGTACTTTCTCAAACCCTTACAAGCCAACTGAATGCAGTCCCTCAAATCAAGATCGATTACCTCAGCTTCGTTGATGCAGAATCACTTCAACCCGTTTCACAATTTAACGGAAATGTCTGCTTGATGGTTGCAGCGTTTGTAGGTAATACTCGTCTAATCGACAATCTGCTTATTCAAACCTAG